A region from the Ptychodera flava strain L36383 chromosome 10, AS_Pfla_20210202, whole genome shotgun sequence genome encodes:
- the LOC139141877 gene encoding sodium/glucose cotransporter 4-like, which translates to MSAAVPNTTTADNFVVVTYLILVVGVGVVGILRSNRSTSAGYFLGGRSAHFLPLGLSLISAGVSSSQFIGLASISAAWGLAISVYSIMGVFALIVLGWFFAPVYIASGARTLPEYLSLRYGGQRLTVFVSMFSLVLYVFTRLAVTIYSLVIFVQYNLEWNLYFIVILTVIISTAITTFGGLQSILYTSVLYTPVVYVGGAVVTGYAFAAVGGFQGLREGYANAIPQQSTPLSNDTTNQCTEPSQEAFHIFHGATDHNIPGPGTFLGVTIVMMWYWCADQIMVQRTFAAGSLGHAKASTLVAGLSQLLPLFLFVFPGMISRVLYTDEVACANVVTCFAVCENLKSCFHIAYPLLVSRILPAGVHGLSVISVMAGSMSSLSAVLHSGATTFTSDIWKRLRGHTVTDRELIVVYKLFCITLGFITCWWIPVVQNLQGSKLFLFIQSIYSYFAPPLLVCFLLGIIWHKINEEGAYWGLMSGVALGIVRAAVDVTTGIDACIKPTDGPIVLHRLHHLYFCTISLVLCLLVSIVISVLTKPRVPSHKLARLTWATRHDIPTMEAVKKPKKPGDKKEEEKEMDIKNENVAPQEQEPRKRRCRPKVNSFRLSPCLQPKHLEERTPSIELEQKWSWLLSANAVLLGLIASLILGYFH; encoded by the exons ATGTCGGCGGCCGTGCCGAACACTACCACTGCCGACAACTTCGTCGTGGTGACCTATTTGATCTTGGTGGTTGGTGTCGGTGTTGTG GGTATTTTGCGGTCAAACAGGAGTACATCGGCGGGATACTTTCTCGGTGGTAGAAGCGCCCATTTTCTACCT TTAGGACTTTCACTGATTTCAGCCGGCGTAAGTAGCAGTCAGTTTATCGGACTTGCGTCTATATCTGCAGCATGGGGTTTAGCAATATCCGTCTACAGTATCATG GGTGTCTTCGCTTTGATTGTTCTTGGTTGGTTCTTTGCTCCAGTGTATATTGCATCGGGC GCTCGGACTTTACCCGAGTATTTGTCCCTTCGCTATGGCGGACAACGACTCACAGTTTTCGTGTCAATGTTCTCCTTGGTGCTGTACGTATTTACGAGACTTGCA GTAACTATTTATAGTCTCGTCATTTTTGTACAATATAACCTCGAGTGGAATTTATACTTCATCGTAATTTTAACGGTCATTATCAGTACGGCGATCACTACTTTCG GCGGACTTCAGTCAATTTTATACACCAGCGTGTTGTACACGCCAGTCGTATACGTTGGTGGCGCTGTCGTAACAGGTTATG CATTCGCCGCAGTCGGTGGTTTTCAGGGACTGAGGGAGGGATATGCAAACGCTATTCCCCAACAGTCGACTCCACTGTCCAACGACACAACCAATCAATGCACGGAACCGTCACAAGAGGCATTCCACATATTTCACGGTGCTACAGATCATAACATACCTGGACCTGGAACTTTTCTTGGCGTTACCATAGTGATGATGTGGTATTGGTGCGCAGACCAG ATAATGGTCCAACGAACGTTCGCTGCTGGCAGTCTGGGTCACGCTAAAGCCAGCACACTTGTCGCCGGGTTATCTCAACTGTTACCGTTATTTCTGTTCGTCTTTCCCGGTATGATCTCTAGAGTATTGTATACGG ACGAAGTTGCCTGTGCCAATGTGGTGACGTGTTTTGCAGTGTGCGAAAATTTAAAGAGTTGTTTTCACATCGCTTACCCATTGTTAGTGTCAAGAATTCTTCCGGCAG GTGTTCACGGATTGTCGGTTATCAGTGTAATGGCCGGCTCCATGAGTTCATTGTCAGCGGTATTACACAGTGGCGCCACAACGTTTACATCTGATATCTGGAAACGACTACGAGGTCACACCGTCACCGACAGAGAACTAATTGTCGTTTACAA GCTGTTCTGCATAACGCTAGGCTTCATAACGTGCTGGTGGATTCCAGTGGTACAAAATTTACAAGGTTCTAAGTTGTTTTTATTTATCCAATCCATTTATTCATACTTTGCACCACCGTTACTCGTCTGTTTCCTCCTCGGAATAATTTGGCACAAGATCAATGAAGAG GGGGCGTACTGGGGCTTGATGTCTGGAGTGGCGTTAGGAATTGTCCGAGCGGCTGTTGACGTCACGACAGGTATAGATGCGTGCATCAAACCCACGGACGGGCCAATCGTACTTCACCGTCTTCATCATCTATACTTTTGTACAATATCATTGGTTCTCTGCCTCCTAGTTTCCATAGTGATAAGTGTCCTGACCAAACCACGTGTTCCGTCTCACAAG CTTGCACGGCTGACATGGGCGACACGCCACGATATTCCGACGATGGAGGCTGTGAAGAAACCCAAGAAACCCGGCGACAAGAAggaagaagagaaagaaatgGACATCAAGAATGAAA ATGTCGCGCCCCAGGAGCAGGAACCCCGCAAACGACGGTGTCGACCCAAAGTGAACTCGTTCAGATTGTCTCCCTGCCTTCAGCCAAAACATCTGGAAGAAAGGACGCCCTCTATAGAGTTGGAACAGAAATGGAGTTGGCTGTTGAGTGCCAATGCGGTGTTGCTCGGACTTATAGCTAGCCTAATTCTGGGTTACTTTCATTGA